Proteins from one Impatiens glandulifera chromosome 2, dImpGla2.1, whole genome shotgun sequence genomic window:
- the LOC124924472 gene encoding uncharacterized protein LOC124924472, whose protein sequence is MAPVKREIVEDAFPEEYSHPNKRSKQPSSLSYNPLDEPSPLGLRFRKSPSLLNLIQMRLTQGNINKIGSLTKEEQKATISSTSEKLQTSNFTSSLLRIGSWEYKSRHEGDLVAKYYFAKHKLVWEVLDGGLKNKIEIQWSDIMSLKGNYPDDGPGTLDLVLARQPLFFRETNPQPRKHTLWQATTDFTDGQTTMHKYKLVINGQPCNRRI, encoded by the exons ATGGCTCCAGTGAAGCGGGAAATTGTGGAGGATGCTTTTCCCGAAGAATACAGCCATCCCAACAAGAGATCTAAGCAACCCTCTTCTCTTTCG TACAATCCTCTTGATGAACCGAGTCCATTGGGTTTACGGTTTAGGAAGAGCCCTTCGCTTCTGAATTTGATACAGATGAGGCTTACTCAAGGGAATATTAATAAGATTGGATCATTAACTAAGGAGGAGCAAAAGGCTACAATATCTTCTACATCTGAGAAGCTGCAAACTTCTAATTTTACTAGTTCTCTATTGAGGATTGGTTCCTGGGAG TATAAGTCAAGACATGAAGGGGATTTGGTGGCGAAATATTACTTTGCAAAGCATAAGCTTGTATGGGAAGTTCTTGATGGTGGTTTGAAGAATAAGATTGAAATTCAGTGGTCAGATATAATGTCATTAAAGGGTAATTACCCAGATGATGGACCTGGGACTTTGGATTTAGTG CTGGCTAGGCAACCACTTTTCTTTAGAGAGACCAATCCACAGCCTAGGAAACATACTTTGTGGCAGGCAACTACAGATTTTACGGATGGGCAAACAACTATGCATAAGTATAAACTAGTAAT AAATGGACAGCCATGCAATAGAAGAATATGA